The DNA segment TTTCGCATGGCGTTCCACTCCGGGCAAATCGCCGAAACGACCGACGCTCCAGGGGCTCAGCACATCGGCCATTAACAGCAGATCGTGAAGTTTGGGGTTCTGCAAGGCGTCATTGTTCTGTTCGCGCCAGCCGGTGGCTATTCCCAGCATAACACTGCATCCATCGGCCTTGAATTTCTTGACCAGTTGCCTGCATTGCTCAAAGCCTGGTCGGCGCTTGATCTGGTTGTTAAAACCAACGCCCCATATGGCAACCAGCGGTTTGCCATTATAGTGCTGAAATGCCGGGTCCTCGGTAATGTGCATTTTATCTCGGAGCATACGCCAGTCATCAAACACGCGAGTGATTGCTTCGTCCGGAATTCCGGTAAGATCGTACATGATCGTATAGGTACGACCATATCGGTTAGCGCCTTCTCTTGCACTGGAGAGCACCACGTCCTTGTGATATCGCATGGTTTTGTCATGGAGGCCGTTAGCGAACCGCTGAACGAAAGCGCCGTCGATACCATAATCCTGCATCCATTTGAAATGCCGCAGCACGGTTTTGCGATTATGTGAACTGAATGTTTTAGCCGGTGTTCCGTCGGCATGAAAAAAGCCGGTGGTATAGAGCTCATCATCGTCATATTCTGAAACATCCGGCCACAGGTCGACGGCGATATTATTCGGCTCAAACGGTTTATTACGGTTTTTGGCCCAATGGGTCCAACCGAGGTTTGCCCCATCTCCTTCGCAGTTAAACCAACCCTGGTAGCCTGTCATAACTTTGCCTTTCAATGTGCTCGGGTCGGAGCCAGGTACAGATGGGCCGTCATACGGTCTGAGAGGATCGCGGTTTTCTGCACTCACCGCGGCGGAACCGGAAGCAGAGCCGTCTTCGCAGTAACCAAAGCCGCAAAGGCAGATGATAAAAAAGCCTATAAAGGTCAATCTGTTTTTATGAGACATCATGATTAAATCTTCCATGTATTTTCGAGTAAGATGTTTTTTTGCTGAATGCCTGTTTGCTGCAGTCTGCTCAATTTTGCTTTAACTTACCGTTACATGTGCCGTTCAAACCCTCAGTAACCATAAAGCTCTTTTCAATCTCCTGGCGTAAGATATCGAGGTACAGATAACCGTAGTCATAATAGGTCTGGCCGCCGGTGTAGTACGTGCCCGATTCGGAATCGTCCGTTTTGCTGGGGGGTGCAGTTCCGGAGGTTGCCTCGATCTGGGTGTCCTCGTACCACTCGTTGAAACTTGTGACCATGATGATGTTGTCGCACGAAGGGTCGGTATTGGGGATTGCGGCCTTGCGTATCATGGCTCTGAAAATGTCTCCAGGCTGGGAATCGGGCGTGTCGGTGAAGTAACGGGCCCGGCCGGGGTGCCCATCCCGAACAGCAGTGTCATTGTAGCCGGGGGCGATCGCAGGGATGAAGGCTGTTCCCACGCTGTTGGCGGCTTGTTTTGCCTGTTGGTAATTGTGGGCTAGAAACTGCACGGCTTTTTGCGTGCCGCCCAACTTGCTGATCGATTGGCCGTAGACATCGTAGGCGGTTACGGCGTCGAAGTTTTTTGCCCATTCGGATTTGTAAACGCTGGTGGAGTCGCCGTAGAATACGTCATCGCCTACGAGGTAGATTTCGGGGAGTTCGCGGCGCATCTGCTCGAGTGCATCTGCGCCCCTACCGCGGAAATAGACCCGGGAGAGATATACGAACACGACGGGTCTGCCGTTTATCTTCAAATAGTTCGGATTATCGAAGTATTGATCCTTGAGATATCGCATGTCGTCCATCCAGTTGCTGTAGTCGGGATTTTTGAAACTCCCGAATCGGCCTGTCGATTCATACAGGATCGCATACTTTAGTTTCGAAGCTTCCGGGTGGGTCAGGATATGATCCTTGAAGTTGCGGTCCGTGGACTCATCAGGGCCCCACCAGCTAACGGCCCAGAATTCAATGCCGGCCCGGACGCTCTGCTCGATATGCTCGGCGATGACACTGGGATTTCGTGAATCATAGAGGCCGGCTTTGGGTATCTGCGGAGTTCTGAGGTGCAGACGCATTGCCTGTTTCCACTTGTGTTTGGACCTGATGTACCAGGGATAATAATATGTTCCCACGGAGATCTTGGCGGGTGCATCCGCCACGGGCTCAGGTATTTTTTCGGCCATTAGATTCCAACAAAATAATCCAAAGAATAATATTAATATGACAGTTCGCTCATAAAAACTTCTTTTTGTTTGAATCATCGTCTTTCCCTACACCGGTTTGACCCCATTGGTCGTTATCTTTATTTACTGCAAGCTCAGCATCGTAAGCTTCTGTGTCTTCGTAAAAGTTTTCTCTGGGAAGCTGTCTGTACCAGAACAGGTACATGCCGCCCAATGCAAATGCCAAGATGATGCCTGCACCGACAAACTCCTTGAAATTGCCGATAACCAGCAGGACCGGCACGAGCAGGATCAGGTAATGCCAGGCAAGTACAAAGGGCAATGAAATGATATCGAAGAAATGCTCCCGGCTGACTTTCTTGCGGGTTTGGGGATCCAGTTTTTGCTTGAGATTGGGCCAGAGGCCAAACGGCTTGGTTTTCATGTAAAAGTTATACAAGATGTTCTGATCCATGGGCCTGGTCGCCAGGGTGCCGATTATAGATCCGGCCAGACTGAGAGAGCCAGTGAGGACAAATTGCCACAGCTCTGACATATCCGGCCAGAAGATGCGCTGCACGATGGCACTGCCGACCCCCATTGCCATGCCGATGGTAAAACCCCAGCCGTTGTAACGTTCCCAGTAAAACTTAATTGCGCTGGGTACGAAGAAGCCGGTTCCCAGGGCCATCATAAGCCAACCCCAGATGTCGTTGATGTTTTTGACGGTGAAGGCCATGAAGTATCCGATCAAACCAATGGCGACGGTGCCGAGCCAACTGATGCGAATCAGCTCTTTGGTACTTGCATTTGGTCTGAAGAAGCCCTGGTACAGGTCTCGTGTGATCAGGCCAACGGCCCAGTTGACATTTCCGTCGAACGTGGACATGCAAGCGGAGGTCAGGGCGATGAGCAAGAGGCCCTTGAGACCGATCGGGATCGCATTCATGATCACAACAGGCAGAATGCGTTCGGGATTGATGGTGCCATGGAAGCTGGTCAACCGGATCTGTTCTGGCCAGGTGGACCCCAGTAAGTCCCGAAGCTGTGTCACGAGCTGCGGATATTCGGTAGGATGTTTGATGATCTCACTGACTGTGTGTTCCCATTGCTGATGAGTGACAGTGGTGAAGGTGTTCTTGATCATCATCTCCGCTTCGGCGAGAAGTGCCGTGTCCGGTATGTTCTGGTGTACAAAATATATACCGAGAACCGCAAATCCGATCATCATCGGCCAGCGAAAGGCCATCAAGCTTGTCCAGAGAAAAGTCAGGGTGCCGCATTCGCGGTCGTTTCGAGCGCCGAAATACTTTGGCTCACCGCCGCCGCCCAATCCATTTATGACGCTCTTGAGAAGATAGAACATTGCCATCAGGGTGAGGAAATTGTAGTTTCCGTATCCTTCGGGCATGTCGACCTTCCAGTGGGGAACGGAGCTGGTCCATTCCTGCACTCCGGAGATGCTGGTTGCCAGGCCTGGGAAATTGGGATCGAACCAGGTTTTCTGGATTGCCAGAACGCTCACAACCAGCACGGCGGCAATGATGATCAGTCCCTGGAACAAGTCAGTGAAGACGACACCGTAGAAACCGGAGGCGGCTGTATATGCACATGCGATCAAGATAACAACCAGTGAGCAGGCCTGGGGACTGTAAGGCAGGAAGGTGGAAAAGAATATGCCAACGCCTTTTGCGAGGTAAATAACCATGCCGATTGTGAAGATCTGCATTGCGATGGCTGTGATGATCCGTGCAGCCTTGCCGTCCGGGCCGTTACCGAAGCGGAATATCATCCACTCGGCTCCGGTGATACATCCGCTGCGTCGATGCCATTTCCCGGCCCAGATCAGAACGACGGCCATATGGATAGCAAGCCCGCCGCGAAGCTCGATCAGCATGCCCTTGGGGCCGAGCATGTAAAGGAATGAGATGATAACCGCGGTGCCCGTGATGTCGACAAATTGAGTGAAACCAGCAATGCCGAGCAGCCAACCCGGCAATCTTCGGCCGCCAATGAAATAATCCTCTATGCTGTTGGAGGCTTTTTTCTGTAGATAGACTCCGATTCCCATCAAGATGATGAAATAGCCTGCAATCAGAATATAGTCAATCGGCGTTAAAAGTGTGCTCAATATTAACCTCACTTCCGTGTCAATCAGAAACACTGTCGCGTCTATATATAGACATTTCCCGACAATGCCTCCGGTAATGTTTAATTACACATTTACTCGAAGTCAGTGTACAAGGAATTCCAGCGTCTTAATCTCCTTGGGCCTTATTTCAAGATTACACCAGCCAGCCTCGTCCAGTGCAAGTTCTTTTTCGGGTAGTTCTTCCAGGTTCACGGTCCGTGCCCTTGTCCAGGGCTGCTTACCGGTGCCTGGGAGAGCCATTTCGTTCTTGAGTCTTTCAATGGGGCTTGGTGACGATGGGAAATCAGCCATTCCACCGTTGAGCCGTATTTTAGTCCGGATAGCTGCTGAGGAGGGATTGAACAGACGGACGACCCATCCGCTGCCTTGCTCGCTTTGTTTGACGGCAGAGACGGCGATACGCTCATCGGAAATCTCAAGGAAGGACTTTTTGAGCGGTTCTGTGCCATTTTCGGTCGGAGCGGTCTGGCCTATGACCAGCGGCAGGTTGAACTTTTCAGCAGCATTCCAGAGGTCAGCTTTTTCCCAGTCGCCCTGGTGGGGCATGACTGCATAGTGGAACTTATGTCTGCCGAGGCACTGCGAGCTCTTGTCGATCTGACTGTAGTCGGTCATTTCCTGGGTGACGCAGATACGCAGCGGGAAACAGCGAAGCAGTGTGAGGCGCAGTTCGGGCTGAGTCTGATCGGTCGCTTCGTAGGCTTTCATGCCCTCGTTCAAGAGTGCAAGGCCGTGGGTTCCGTCGGAGATATCGATAAATGAGTTCATGGGCTGTTCGGCCTGCGGGGTCTCGAGGCAGTTATCCGAGTATGTGATCTTGACGGGGCGTTCGGCTACGTCAAACTGGCTTTGGGCGAAGGTGGTATCGGCCGTGATGCCGCTTGGGAAGGCGACCTGGAGGTGGTGATCTTCGACGGTGTTGTCGACTTCGGTCACGATGTCTACCCATGACTGGCCCTTGCGCAGCGTGATCGTGTTTTCGATATGGACGGTTTTGAAGTGCCTGCTGCGGGCACTATCATCGGCGGTACGGCAGGCAGGCAGCGACCAGTCGATAGCAATTTGATAGACGGTTTCGAGGGCGCCTTCGCGAATCAGGGTGATCTGTGCGCTTTCGTTTATTGTCGTAAAGTCCTGCTTAGCTTCAACATCCCGGTGCTGCCAGGGGTCGCCGACTTCGGCTGTGTCGGTGAAGTATCCCATGCGTTCGAACACTTTTCCGGTTCGCTTGTCGGTAATCGTCATTGTGCCGTTGCCTTGGATGGCTACGCGGAGGTATTCGTTTTCCATCGTGTTGGTGCCTGTGACCATTGTGGCGGGCCGGGGCTGAACGGTATCCTCTGCGCTGATCGGCCGGACGAAGAAAGTCGTGTAGCCGGCTGGGGGGATATTCTTCAGCGCGGCCCTGGCGCGGTATTGTGTGGTCAGGAAATTGTTGGCTGTGTCGTTGGGTGACTGAACGACCTGGAACGATTCGGAGGATCCGAGCACCTGCACATCGGCCTTGCGTCCGTGTACGTCCACGATCTCGAATGAGCCGGACCCGGCTTCACGCGGGATCTCGAGGTTCAGCGAGACGACTTCGTCTCGCTTGAATGGGGCGGGGTTGTAGACCAGCAAGGCGATGGACTCGTCTTCATGTGCGGCGTAGTCGAGGGTGCCGGCAATATCGAGCAGAGCCCGTTCGGAGACGCAGCCGGCGATCTCGCGACACTGGCGGGTGCGGAAAAGCATGTCCTCACTGACAACGGCACGGCTGCAACCGCCGATGGAATCGTGGCCGTGGTTCTGCAGCAGCCATTCGTATGCGTGGGCGAGGAACTGCTGGGGGTATTCTGCGCCGAGCATGGAAGCGTAAACGGCCAGCGGTTCGGCGTACCGGATCAGCTCTCGTTCGGTCCTGAAGTTGTCCATCTTGATGTCCATGCGAGCCGAGATCACTCCGCCGAACAGCGGGCTGGTGGCCTTGGAGTCGGAATAGTATCGCATCTCGCCCTTGCAGACGGGCAGGTCGTCGAGATTGACGTTTTCAAGGACCTGTTTCTGGAACTCTTCGAAGGTGCTGTGGATCACTTCGGCGTTGCCCTGGAGGGCCTTATTGCAGTCCTCGATCATCCTGACCTCTCGGATGTCGGGGCAGGAAGAATCGTGGCCGCAGGACCAGAAACGGTGGGGAGTTGTCCAGTCGCCGTCCTGTTCCTGCATGGCCTGTTTGGCGCGGGCGGGGATCGATGCTGGGTCGTAGCCGAATTTGGGACGAGCGTACTGAGCGTCGAATTGGCTGTAAAGGTCGCCGACGAATTTGAAGGGACCGTTGCCGGAGTTCCAGGGAACGACGCGGCTGTCCTCGTCTTGCTGCTGCCAGTATGCGGGACGCTGGATGACGTACCAGACATTGTATCGCGGGCGCATGGAGAGACGGGAGCCGACGATACGGGTGCCGTCAGCCCCCTGCCATATGTATTCTGAGTTGGGGGACTGTTCGGTGTTGACGCCTCTGTAGAATGCCGCGAACTCGATGCCGAATGATTTGTAGATCTGCGGCATCTGGGATATCTGTCCCCAGCCGAACGGAGAGTAGCCGGTCTTGCTGACATGGCCCATTTCGCCGGCAATCTTGTGGCCGAGCAGGAGGTTGCGGATGAGGGATTCGCCAGCCACGGAGAATTCATCCGGCAGGCAGAACCAGGGGCCGACGAGAAGTTTTTTGTCCTTGATGAGCTGTCGGACGGTTTGCTCTTTTTCGGGTCGGATCTCAAGATAGTCGCGAAGAGGGATAGTCTGGGAGTCGAGGTGGAACGACTTGAACTGCGGCTCCTTTTCGAAGATGTCCAACAGCATGTCCATCATGTACACGAGCATGTGTCTGGTTCGCTGCATCGAGAACCGCCACTCGCGGTCCCAATGGGTATTTGAAATGAAGTGACACTGCTGAAGAGGCTGCGTCTTGCTTATTTTGTTTATGAGTCCATGCGAGTATGGCTTTATTTTTTTTCTACCGGCTTGTTTGTTTTTACCACTTATTATTTCCATTATTTTAATCCCCGATGATTTTCAAAATCTGGTTTAAGTCATTGCAGTGATGATGGCAGAGTCCCAAGGTACCGCTTTGGGCGATATTGCCGCCTGCCAAGCCTACGACAGGGAAGTTTGCAAGGCGTATGGCACAAACTCCTGCGCTGCTGTCTTCGATACCTATGACCTGAGTATTATTCTGAGGCTCGATGCCCAGTCCCACGCGCGCGACTTCTGCGTAGAGCCACGGATGGGGCTTGGGTGAGAGTTCTCCTAAGGTTCCTACAGAGCCTTTTCTGAGCGGGAAGCCTGCTGTAATGATTGCGTCGTAGAATTCTTTTGGGTCGGGCATGTTCAGTGTCTTGAAGGCCGAGACTATCTCCGGCCAGGCCTTTTCGTACAGGCCTGAGGTCACCAGACCAATTTTTATCTTGCGTGATTTCAGTTCGCAGAGGAAGTTCTTTAGCCCCGGGGTGGGGACGAAGGCGTCTGTTCTGCCGCGACCGTTCATTATCTCGTTCATTTCGCGGTGGGTGTGTTCGAAGTAATAGTCGCGTGCCTGTTCGATCGTTTTGTCGGGGCAATACTTGTCAATACAGTATTGGAGGTGCTCGGAGACGCTGTGGCCCGAAACGAAGGGCAGGTCCTCGTCACTGAGCTCGAATTCGGGTTTGTCGAGGAGCGAAGCTGTGGTCATTTGAATGATCCAAATCCAGAAGCCTTCGCTTCGAACGCTTGTACCATCAAGGTCCATAAGCACCGCTCTGGTCGGCTTCTTTATTTCGACAGGCTGAATGGGGTAGTAGGCCGGGTAGCCCAACGCAGAATTTACGTAGGCGAGGACATGAGAATCAAAAAATATGAATTCCACTTTTCCGTCGCCGGTTTGGCAGATGTAGTTTACGCCACCGATGCCCGTATGAAATTTTGCATCGCTGGTCGAGGCGAGGGGCGCAAAGTCTTCGTTCTTTGCATTAGGGCCTAAGCAACGAATGTATTCTTCGCTGTTTAGAGATGCAAATGTTGTCATGTTTGAATGTTT comes from the Anaerohalosphaera lusitana genome and includes:
- a CDS encoding glycoside hydrolase family 71/99-like protein, with the protein product MMSHKNRLTFIGFFIICLCGFGYCEDGSASGSAAVSAENRDPLRPYDGPSVPGSDPSTLKGKVMTGYQGWFNCEGDGANLGWTHWAKNRNKPFEPNNIAVDLWPDVSEYDDDELYTTGFFHADGTPAKTFSSHNRKTVLRHFKWMQDYGIDGAFVQRFANGLHDKTMRYHKDVVLSSAREGANRYGRTYTIMYDLTGIPDEAITRVFDDWRMLRDKMHITEDPAFQHYNGKPLVAIWGVGFNNQIKRRPGFEQCRQLVKKFKADGCSVMLGIATGWREQNNDALQNPKLHDLLLMADVLSPWSVGRFGDLPGVERHAKKYWRPDAVWAKEHGVGYMPVVFPGFSWHNLKGAELDSIPRLKGKFFWSQVLAVKKAGCEMLYIAMFDEVDEATAIFKCSNNPPTTGGSKFLTYDGLPSDFYLRLAGRAGKLLRR
- a CDS encoding HAD family hydrolase; protein product: MTTFASLNSEEYIRCLGPNAKNEDFAPLASTSDAKFHTGIGGVNYICQTGDGKVEFIFFDSHVLAYVNSALGYPAYYPIQPVEIKKPTRAVLMDLDGTSVRSEGFWIWIIQMTTASLLDKPEFELSDEDLPFVSGHSVSEHLQYCIDKYCPDKTIEQARDYYFEHTHREMNEIMNGRGRTDAFVPTPGLKNFLCELKSRKIKIGLVTSGLYEKAWPEIVSAFKTLNMPDPKEFYDAIITAGFPLRKGSVGTLGELSPKPHPWLYAEVARVGLGIEPQNNTQVIGIEDSSAGVCAIRLANFPVVGLAGGNIAQSGTLGLCHHHCNDLNQILKIIGD
- a CDS encoding glycoside hydrolase family 99-like domain-containing protein; this encodes MAEKIPEPVADAPAKISVGTYYYPWYIRSKHKWKQAMRLHLRTPQIPKAGLYDSRNPSVIAEHIEQSVRAGIEFWAVSWWGPDESTDRNFKDHILTHPEASKLKYAILYESTGRFGSFKNPDYSNWMDDMRYLKDQYFDNPNYLKINGRPVVFVYLSRVYFRGRGADALEQMRRELPEIYLVGDDVFYGDSTSVYKSEWAKNFDAVTAYDVYGQSISKLGGTQKAVQFLAHNYQQAKQAANSVGTAFIPAIAPGYNDTAVRDGHPGRARYFTDTPDSQPGDIFRAMIRKAAIPNTDPSCDNIIMVTSFNEWYEDTQIEATSGTAPPSKTDDSESGTYYTGGQTYYDYGYLYLDILRQEIEKSFMVTEGLNGTCNGKLKQN
- a CDS encoding alpha-mannosidase is translated as MEIISGKNKQAGRKKIKPYSHGLINKISKTQPLQQCHFISNTHWDREWRFSMQRTRHMLVYMMDMLLDIFEKEPQFKSFHLDSQTIPLRDYLEIRPEKEQTVRQLIKDKKLLVGPWFCLPDEFSVAGESLIRNLLLGHKIAGEMGHVSKTGYSPFGWGQISQMPQIYKSFGIEFAAFYRGVNTEQSPNSEYIWQGADGTRIVGSRLSMRPRYNVWYVIQRPAYWQQQDEDSRVVPWNSGNGPFKFVGDLYSQFDAQYARPKFGYDPASIPARAKQAMQEQDGDWTTPHRFWSCGHDSSCPDIREVRMIEDCNKALQGNAEVIHSTFEEFQKQVLENVNLDDLPVCKGEMRYYSDSKATSPLFGGVISARMDIKMDNFRTERELIRYAEPLAVYASMLGAEYPQQFLAHAYEWLLQNHGHDSIGGCSRAVVSEDMLFRTRQCREIAGCVSERALLDIAGTLDYAAHEDESIALLVYNPAPFKRDEVVSLNLEIPREAGSGSFEIVDVHGRKADVQVLGSSESFQVVQSPNDTANNFLTTQYRARAALKNIPPAGYTTFFVRPISAEDTVQPRPATMVTGTNTMENEYLRVAIQGNGTMTITDKRTGKVFERMGYFTDTAEVGDPWQHRDVEAKQDFTTINESAQITLIREGALETVYQIAIDWSLPACRTADDSARSRHFKTVHIENTITLRKGQSWVDIVTEVDNTVEDHHLQVAFPSGITADTTFAQSQFDVAERPVKITYSDNCLETPQAEQPMNSFIDISDGTHGLALLNEGMKAYEATDQTQPELRLTLLRCFPLRICVTQEMTDYSQIDKSSQCLGRHKFHYAVMPHQGDWEKADLWNAAEKFNLPLVIGQTAPTENGTEPLKKSFLEISDERIAVSAVKQSEQGSGWVVRLFNPSSAAIRTKIRLNGGMADFPSSPSPIERLKNEMALPGTGKQPWTRARTVNLEELPEKELALDEAGWCNLEIRPKEIKTLEFLVH
- a CDS encoding sodium:solute symporter family transporter; translated protein: MSTLLTPIDYILIAGYFIILMGIGVYLQKKASNSIEDYFIGGRRLPGWLLGIAGFTQFVDITGTAVIISFLYMLGPKGMLIELRGGLAIHMAVVLIWAGKWHRRSGCITGAEWMIFRFGNGPDGKAARIITAIAMQIFTIGMVIYLAKGVGIFFSTFLPYSPQACSLVVILIACAYTAASGFYGVVFTDLFQGLIIIAAVLVVSVLAIQKTWFDPNFPGLATSISGVQEWTSSVPHWKVDMPEGYGNYNFLTLMAMFYLLKSVINGLGGGGEPKYFGARNDRECGTLTFLWTSLMAFRWPMMIGFAVLGIYFVHQNIPDTALLAEAEMMIKNTFTTVTHQQWEHTVSEIIKHPTEYPQLVTQLRDLLGSTWPEQIRLTSFHGTINPERILPVVIMNAIPIGLKGLLLIALTSACMSTFDGNVNWAVGLITRDLYQGFFRPNASTKELIRISWLGTVAIGLIGYFMAFTVKNINDIWGWLMMALGTGFFVPSAIKFYWERYNGWGFTIGMAMGVGSAIVQRIFWPDMSELWQFVLTGSLSLAGSIIGTLATRPMDQNILYNFYMKTKPFGLWPNLKQKLDPQTRKKVSREHFFDIISLPFVLAWHYLILLVPVLLVIGNFKEFVGAGIILAFALGGMYLFWYRQLPRENFYEDTEAYDAELAVNKDNDQWGQTGVGKDDDSNKKKFL